One region of Paenibacillus polymyxa M1 genomic DNA includes:
- a CDS encoding DedA family protein: protein MDVLKWIAQLFEEYGYGVLFFGLLLEFIALPFPGETTMAYAGYLSYAGTLDFSKLVLLAFLGTTIGMTITYFIGKWAGLPFIQKYGKWVLLSPDKLQKTQKWFQRYGYWLIFLGYFIPGVRHFTGYFAGIIALSFRKFVLYAYSGALFWVVLFLSIGKLFGPQWDAIFHLVELYALRIAAVVGFLILLYFIYRWRSFLFGSLYKSKKSVKTSNKDDTE, encoded by the coding sequence ATGGATGTGCTGAAGTGGATCGCACAATTGTTCGAAGAATATGGATACGGCGTCCTTTTTTTCGGCTTGCTTCTGGAATTTATTGCCTTGCCTTTTCCCGGGGAAACTACGATGGCTTATGCGGGATATCTTTCCTATGCCGGTACCCTGGATTTCAGCAAGTTGGTGCTGCTAGCGTTTTTGGGCACAACCATCGGTATGACCATTACCTACTTTATCGGAAAATGGGCTGGACTCCCCTTTATTCAGAAGTACGGCAAATGGGTTTTGTTATCGCCGGACAAGCTTCAGAAAACACAAAAATGGTTTCAACGTTATGGATACTGGCTTATTTTCCTTGGATATTTCATTCCAGGTGTCCGGCATTTTACCGGCTATTTTGCTGGAATTATAGCTCTTTCTTTTCGTAAATTTGTCTTGTATGCTTACAGCGGTGCTTTATTCTGGGTCGTCCTCTTTCTAAGCATTGGCAAGCTGTTTGGTCCGCAATGGGATGCCATTTTCCATTTGGTTGAGCTGTACGCACTACGAATCGCAGCTGTCGTTGGGTTCCTCATCCTGCTGTATTTTATATATCGGTGGAGAAGCTTTCTGTTTGGATCGCTATACAAATCCAAAAAATCGGTAAAAACCAGCAACAAGGATGACACGGAATAG
- the guaA gene encoding glutamine-hydrolyzing GMP synthase, translating into MNKPNEIVVVLDFGGQYNQLIARRIRDLGVYSELLPYNTPAEKLRELAPKGIVFSGGPSSVYTDNAPQVDRAIYDLGIPIFGICYGMQLMAHQLDGKVERAGKREYGKADVQFNEGARLTKGLDSRQTVWMSHGDHVTDLPTGFTLDAGTESAPIAAMSNLERNLYAVQFHPEVRHSVQGNEMISNFLYEVCGCEGNWTMESFIEEQIREIRQQVGDKKVLCALSGGVDSSVVAMLIHRAIGDQLTCMFIDHGLLRKGEAESVMETFVGKFDMKVVKIDARERFLSKLAGVDDPEQKRKIIGNEFIYVFEEESAKFDDFDFLAQGTLYTDIVESGTATAQTIKSHHNVGGLPEDMKFKLIEPLNALFKDEVRKVGEECGLPAEIVWRQPFPGPGLAIRVLGEVTEDKLKIVRDSDFILREEIAKAGLDREIWQYFTALPNMKSVGVMGDARTYSYTVGIRAVTSIDGMTADWARIPWDVLEKISVRIVNEVDNVNRIVYDVTSKPPATIEWE; encoded by the coding sequence ATGAATAAGCCTAATGAAATCGTTGTAGTTCTCGATTTTGGAGGACAATACAACCAGTTAATTGCAAGAAGAATTCGGGATCTCGGCGTATATAGCGAGCTCCTTCCATACAATACGCCTGCGGAGAAGCTGAGAGAGCTGGCGCCGAAAGGGATTGTTTTCTCAGGCGGACCTTCCAGCGTATATACAGACAATGCTCCTCAGGTAGATCGGGCAATTTATGATCTTGGCATCCCTATCTTTGGTATTTGTTATGGCATGCAACTGATGGCTCATCAACTGGACGGTAAGGTAGAACGTGCGGGCAAGCGTGAATATGGAAAAGCAGACGTGCAATTCAATGAGGGCGCTCGGTTGACTAAAGGACTGGATTCCCGTCAAACCGTGTGGATGAGTCATGGCGATCACGTTACTGATCTGCCAACCGGCTTTACACTGGATGCGGGAACAGAGAGTGCGCCGATTGCTGCGATGAGTAATCTGGAGCGGAACCTGTATGCGGTACAATTCCATCCAGAGGTGCGTCATTCTGTTCAAGGTAACGAGATGATTAGCAACTTCCTGTATGAAGTGTGCGGCTGTGAAGGCAACTGGACCATGGAATCGTTCATTGAAGAGCAAATCCGTGAAATCCGTCAGCAAGTAGGCGACAAGAAAGTACTGTGCGCTTTAAGTGGCGGCGTAGATTCTTCCGTTGTAGCCATGCTTATTCACAGAGCGATCGGCGACCAACTGACATGTATGTTCATTGATCACGGACTGCTGCGCAAGGGTGAAGCCGAAAGTGTAATGGAGACGTTCGTTGGTAAATTTGATATGAAAGTTGTCAAAATTGATGCACGTGAACGTTTCCTGTCCAAATTGGCAGGAGTGGATGATCCGGAACAAAAACGTAAAATCATCGGTAACGAGTTTATTTACGTCTTTGAAGAAGAATCAGCTAAATTCGATGATTTTGACTTCCTGGCACAAGGCACGTTGTACACAGATATTGTAGAGAGCGGAACAGCAACGGCGCAAACCATCAAGTCGCATCATAACGTAGGCGGTTTACCAGAAGACATGAAGTTCAAACTGATCGAGCCACTGAATGCTTTGTTCAAGGATGAAGTGCGTAAAGTCGGCGAAGAATGCGGACTTCCGGCCGAAATTGTATGGCGTCAGCCATTCCCAGGTCCGGGTCTTGCCATCCGTGTATTGGGCGAAGTAACAGAGGACAAGCTCAAGATTGTACGTGATTCTGACTTTATTTTGCGCGAGGAGATTGCCAAAGCGGGTCTGGATCGGGAAATTTGGCAATACTTCACCGCTCTGCCGAATATGAAGAGCGTTGGCGTTATGGGCGATGCCCGTACGTATTCCTACACTGTAGGTATTCGCGCAGTAACCTCGATCGACGGCATGACCGCGGACTGGGCACGTATCCCTTGGGACGTATTGGAGAAAATCTCCGTTCGTATCGTCAACGAAGTGGACAACGTCAATCGTATCGTGTACGACGTAACGTCCAAACCACCAGCAACAATCGAGTGGGAATAA
- a CDS encoding peptidase E, with product MRKLFLSSSFKDVAPCLVHFADENLEGKTVTFIPTASIPEKVKFYVNTGKKALEDLGLVVDEIEISTATLNEIESKIRENDYIYITGGNTFYLLQELRRSGADKIIAEEVNAGKLYIGESAGSMILSPNIEYVRLMDNVQEAPALDSFAALGIIEFYPVPHHTNIPFKKAVENIIEEYGSQLNLYPISNAEFILVEGDSIKVENA from the coding sequence ATGAGAAAATTATTTTTGTCGTCCTCATTTAAGGATGTCGCACCATGCTTAGTCCATTTCGCCGATGAAAACTTGGAAGGAAAAACAGTCACTTTCATCCCCACCGCAAGTATTCCAGAGAAAGTTAAGTTTTATGTGAATACAGGGAAAAAAGCATTAGAGGATTTAGGATTAGTCGTGGATGAAATCGAAATCAGCACAGCAACATTGAATGAAATTGAAAGTAAAATTAGAGAAAATGACTATATTTATATTACCGGAGGCAACACATTTTATTTACTTCAAGAGCTAAGAAGAAGCGGGGCTGACAAAATCATTGCTGAAGAAGTTAATGCAGGGAAGTTGTATATAGGCGAATCGGCAGGTTCGATGATTTTATCACCGAATATCGAGTATGTCCGACTTATGGACAATGTGCAGGAGGCGCCTGCTTTGGATTCTTTTGCTGCGCTCGGAATAATTGAATTCTATCCAGTCCCCCACCATACGAACATCCCGTTTAAAAAAGCGGTGGAGAACATCATTGAGGAATATGGCAGCCAACTAAATTTATATCCAATCAGCAACGCGGAATTTATTTTGGTTGAAGGTGATAGTATAAAAGTCGAGAATGCATGA
- a CDS encoding Gfo/Idh/MocA family protein → MVQQKIRAGIVGGSMNNKWASQTHIPALLKHPNLDITAIGTSRMESARKSAKGVGASLAFDDAKKLAASKEVDMVVVSVKVPHHNEAVMAAIQEGKHIFCEWPLGANTAEAAEMAKAAELAGIHHIVGLQARQDFEVQTMKKLVEDGTIGEIVSCHMQVATSGKGGRTDQDTAYLLNRASGANLLTINGGHSLDALQYIVGEFRELSAITASRYNEAIIQETGEIIAKDTADQILIHGLLEKGTPVSVHIQGGVNSKFELEIQGKKGSLRLSQNPSLGHVQFGNLTLEKLVYDQGSHQSYIPNGFFEPIRIAAEPDGCLDFPKEGVTLNVAKAHHVFAEDILTGTRLAPDFNHALKLHQLLDCIEESAATGKKIIW, encoded by the coding sequence ATGGTACAACAGAAGATTCGTGCAGGTATCGTAGGTGGTTCAATGAATAACAAATGGGCCAGCCAAACTCATATTCCGGCTTTGCTCAAGCACCCGAACCTGGATATTACAGCCATCGGCACTTCCCGTATGGAGAGTGCACGAAAAAGTGCAAAAGGCGTGGGGGCGTCATTAGCTTTTGACGATGCGAAAAAGCTCGCAGCTTCCAAGGAAGTGGACATGGTCGTGGTGAGCGTAAAAGTTCCCCATCATAACGAGGCCGTAATGGCGGCTATTCAAGAGGGGAAGCATATTTTTTGTGAGTGGCCTCTGGGAGCCAACACTGCGGAAGCTGCTGAAATGGCTAAGGCGGCGGAACTGGCGGGCATTCATCATATCGTCGGCTTGCAGGCACGGCAGGATTTTGAGGTTCAAACCATGAAAAAGCTGGTGGAAGACGGGACAATTGGTGAAATTGTATCCTGTCATATGCAAGTAGCTACTTCTGGCAAAGGAGGACGAACAGATCAGGATACGGCATACTTGCTGAATAGAGCCAGTGGTGCCAACCTACTAACCATTAACGGGGGACATTCTTTGGATGCACTGCAATACATCGTTGGTGAATTCCGCGAGCTATCGGCCATCACAGCATCCCGTTATAACGAAGCCATTATTCAGGAAACGGGTGAAATCATTGCCAAGGATACAGCCGATCAAATTCTGATTCACGGGCTGTTGGAAAAAGGAACTCCGGTATCGGTTCACATTCAGGGCGGGGTGAATTCTAAATTTGAGCTAGAGATTCAGGGGAAAAAGGGCAGTTTGCGTTTGAGCCAGAATCCTTCGCTTGGACATGTTCAATTTGGGAATCTGACGCTTGAAAAACTTGTATATGATCAGGGAAGTCATCAAAGTTATATTCCTAATGGCTTTTTTGAACCCATACGCATAGCTGCTGAACCTGATGGCTGCTTAGACTTTCCCAAAGAAGGAGTAACCCTGAATGTAGCCAAGGCCCATCATGTATTTGCCGAGGATATTTTGACGGGCACCCGTCTCGCCCCCGATTTCAACCATGCACTAAAGCTGCATCAGCTACTGGATTGCATTGAGGAATCGGCTGCAACCGGCAAAAAGATTATATGGTAA
- a CDS encoding LysR family transcriptional regulator → MDIQNMQAFVSVAELRSLTEAAQKLNHLQSNMTAKIKKLEAYYGTALFYRKPRGMELTPAGEILYAQYKQILLLWQDTEMKMRLQEEKLRVGTMQSIVAGETTRALTKVYEMYPQASVTLKTGTTTEMEQFILDGELDIAFVTGYPTNPYIHYQKICREELVLVGKGIHEGSDLQQVLQGASIIILSDSCLYLRHLEKMYQDMQLTHGEVVEVGIFDTMVEFALMGMGITLMSKKLARQFKVTSYLPVPSIFGYMDTYLISRPNHEMTAIEHKFIEINNTI, encoded by the coding sequence GTGGATATTCAGAATATGCAGGCATTCGTTTCAGTGGCGGAACTTAGAAGTCTAACAGAAGCTGCCCAGAAGCTGAATCATCTGCAATCGAATATGACAGCTAAAATAAAGAAGCTGGAGGCTTATTACGGCACAGCGTTATTTTACCGAAAGCCTCGTGGTATGGAACTGACACCCGCAGGCGAAATTCTATATGCTCAGTACAAGCAAATTTTACTGCTATGGCAAGACACAGAGATGAAAATGAGACTCCAGGAGGAAAAATTGCGTGTCGGCACAATGCAGTCCATTGTAGCAGGCGAAACAACAAGGGCGCTAACGAAGGTATATGAGATGTACCCGCAGGCTTCGGTGACATTAAAAACCGGAACTACCACCGAAATGGAGCAATTCATCCTCGACGGCGAGCTTGATATTGCTTTTGTTACAGGATATCCTACCAACCCATATATTCATTATCAAAAAATATGCCGTGAAGAGCTTGTGCTGGTGGGGAAAGGTATACACGAAGGCTCGGATCTCCAACAGGTACTGCAAGGAGCTTCTATTATCATATTGTCGGATAGCTGCCTGTACCTCAGGCATTTAGAGAAGATGTATCAGGACATGCAATTGACCCATGGCGAGGTTGTTGAGGTTGGAATATTTGATACGATGGTAGAATTCGCTCTGATGGGAATGGGAATTACCCTTATGTCCAAAAAGCTGGCGCGACAATTTAAAGTAACGTCTTATTTACCGGTTCCTTCAATTTTTGGCTACATGGATACATATTTAATATCCCGTCCCAATCACGAAATGACAGCAATTGAACATAAATTTATCGAAATCAATAATACGATCTAA
- a CDS encoding MarR family winged helix-turn-helix transcriptional regulator produces the protein MMNQLMGQVLGGGFVIKHCSEKSQLFYRMHLLCKEMNNAFEAQLKTSFTKVEILYHIDHRKELSQLELQHLLVLDGAAVTRHLKRLEEEGLILRSKKEQDKRVTYIRLTELGIQELQVLTEQRQAFQEKFLYKFADEEIVALTDALQRMSSNVKNM, from the coding sequence TTGATGAATCAATTGATGGGTCAAGTATTAGGAGGAGGGTTTGTCATCAAACATTGCTCTGAAAAAAGCCAGCTATTTTATCGAATGCATCTTTTGTGTAAAGAAATGAATAACGCTTTTGAAGCACAGCTAAAAACCAGCTTCACCAAGGTCGAAATTTTGTATCATATTGATCATCGTAAGGAACTAAGTCAGCTGGAGCTTCAACATCTGCTCGTTCTGGATGGTGCAGCAGTGACCCGGCATCTGAAAAGGCTGGAGGAGGAAGGTCTGATTTTACGAAGTAAAAAAGAGCAGGATAAGCGTGTAACCTATATACGTTTAACCGAATTAGGAATTCAAGAGCTGCAAGTTTTGACAGAGCAAAGACAAGCCTTTCAAGAAAAGTTCCTTTATAAGTTTGCAGATGAGGAAATTGTGGCTTTAACAGATGCACTACAGCGTATGTCTAGCAATGTGAAGAATATGTGA
- a CDS encoding NCS2 family permease translates to MERFFKLKEHGTNVRTEIIAGITTFMTMAYILVVNNTFLGPTGAGMPSEAVFFATAVGAGLVTILMGLFVNVPIGMAPGMGLNAYFMTVVLSSNGMITWQAALGAVFISGIVFLILTVTRVRQMLLVAVPENLKTAITVGIGLFITIVGFKLCNLVMVSIVPGTDVGQPVPGHAFNLVLGSLVHQKDALLALIGLLIIAALMVVRVKGALLIGIVATTLIGIPMGVTDLSSLTTGHWIPNFSNLAVGQLDLKAALHIGLFDIIFIFTFVELFDTFGTLVGTATRAGIMKDKKKGEKIIGKAMLVDAVGVSTGAVLGTSTITAFVESSAGVEEGGRTGLTAVTTGVLFLLALFIAPLALVVPSAATAPALIIVGVLMMSQVRNIDWDNFLLAFPAFLTIVLMPFTGGIANGISAGILSYVVLAVFSNLFTSNKVKIHWLMWVLAIIVVIRFAFMGSE, encoded by the coding sequence ATGGAGCGTTTCTTTAAATTAAAGGAACATGGCACAAACGTCCGCACCGAGATTATTGCGGGGATTACTACTTTTATGACCATGGCTTATATCCTAGTGGTCAACAATACCTTTTTGGGACCAACTGGAGCGGGGATGCCTAGTGAAGCTGTTTTCTTTGCAACAGCAGTAGGTGCAGGTTTAGTTACCATTCTGATGGGCTTGTTTGTAAATGTGCCAATCGGTATGGCGCCAGGGATGGGCTTGAATGCTTACTTTATGACTGTAGTCTTGAGTTCTAATGGGATGATTACTTGGCAAGCGGCACTTGGCGCTGTATTTATATCCGGTATCGTCTTTCTGATTTTAACCGTTACCCGGGTAAGACAGATGCTGCTTGTTGCAGTTCCGGAAAATTTAAAAACTGCTATTACAGTTGGTATTGGCTTGTTTATCACAATTGTTGGTTTCAAGCTTTGTAATCTGGTTATGGTGAGTATTGTTCCAGGGACAGATGTTGGTCAACCGGTTCCGGGTCATGCTTTTAATTTGGTTCTGGGTAGTCTGGTACATCAAAAGGATGCGTTGCTGGCGCTAATCGGGTTACTCATTATCGCAGCGTTGATGGTCGTTCGGGTCAAAGGCGCATTGCTGATTGGAATCGTAGCTACTACATTAATCGGTATTCCGATGGGTGTAACGGATCTGAGTAGCTTGACAACAGGGCACTGGATTCCAAATTTCAGCAATTTGGCAGTAGGTCAGTTAGATCTGAAGGCAGCTTTGCATATTGGTCTGTTTGATATTATTTTCATCTTCACATTTGTAGAGTTGTTTGATACCTTCGGTACGCTGGTAGGTACAGCTACACGTGCAGGCATAATGAAAGATAAGAAAAAAGGCGAGAAAATTATCGGTAAAGCGATGCTGGTAGATGCTGTTGGCGTAAGTACTGGTGCAGTATTGGGTACAAGTACAATTACAGCATTTGTAGAAAGCTCCGCAGGGGTAGAAGAAGGTGGACGTACAGGTCTCACTGCTGTAACGACAGGCGTTCTGTTCTTGTTGGCCCTCTTTATTGCGCCGCTGGCTCTGGTTGTGCCTTCTGCGGCTACTGCTCCGGCTTTGATTATCGTTGGGGTGTTGATGATGAGTCAGGTTCGTAATATTGACTGGGATAACTTCCTGTTGGCATTCCCAGCGTTTCTGACCATCGTTTTGATGCCTTTTACAGGTGGAATTGCGAATGGTATTTCTGCTGGTATTCTGTCTTACGTTGTGCTGGCAGTGTTCAGTAATCTGTTTACCAGCAATAAAGTTAAAATTCACTGGCTTATGTGGGTGCTTGCTATTATTGTAGTAATCCGCTTTGCCTTTATGGGCTCCGAATAA
- a CDS encoding ketoacyl-ACP synthase III: protein MLNSKAKLTALGTYVPERILTNADLEKLVETSDEWIVQRTGMRERRIAAEDQYVSDLCIQAIKRMVNLYNVNVNDVDMIIVATSTPDYYFPSTASRIQAYFNIPNTGSMDVSAACAGFAYGLHLANGLITGGLHRKVLVIGAETLSKITDYTDRTTCVLFGDGAGVALVEYDEDEGSFLTADIGTFGQGGAHLYRAGLSNYLDGEKLQDNGFIAQNGREVYKWAVRSVPAGIERLMDKANMEKEDLDWFVPHSANLRMIESICEKSTVPLEKTLTSVEFYGNTSAASIPLALQCGLDDGRLRYGQHVVLYGFGGGLTYAGLLIKWSVPDL, encoded by the coding sequence ATGTTGAATTCAAAAGCAAAGTTAACGGCCCTTGGCACTTATGTACCTGAACGGATTTTAACGAACGCCGACTTGGAGAAGCTTGTGGAAACTAGTGACGAGTGGATTGTACAACGAACGGGTATGCGGGAACGACGAATCGCGGCTGAAGATCAGTACGTATCTGATTTATGTATACAAGCTATTAAACGTATGGTTAACCTTTATAACGTAAATGTGAACGATGTTGACATGATCATTGTAGCGACAAGTACACCTGATTACTATTTTCCAAGTACGGCTTCCCGTATTCAGGCTTATTTTAATATTCCAAATACAGGATCAATGGATGTTAGTGCTGCATGCGCAGGCTTTGCCTATGGACTTCATTTGGCGAATGGTCTTATTACGGGTGGTCTACATCGTAAGGTTCTAGTGATTGGAGCAGAGACATTATCCAAAATTACAGATTATACCGACCGGACGACATGTGTTCTTTTTGGAGATGGAGCAGGAGTCGCACTTGTTGAATATGACGAGGATGAAGGATCATTTTTGACCGCAGATATAGGAACCTTTGGGCAAGGTGGAGCACATCTTTACCGCGCAGGATTATCTAACTATTTGGATGGAGAGAAGCTGCAAGATAATGGTTTTATTGCTCAAAATGGACGTGAGGTTTATAAATGGGCTGTACGCTCTGTTCCAGCTGGCATCGAAAGATTAATGGATAAGGCAAATATGGAGAAGGAAGATCTTGACTGGTTTGTACCTCATAGCGCTAATCTGAGAATGATTGAGTCCATATGTGAAAAAAGTACAGTACCTTTAGAAAAGACGCTGACAAGTGTAGAGTTTTATGGCAATACCTCGGCGGCGTCCATTCCGTTGGCTTTACAGTGTGGATTGGATGATGGGCGTTTAAGATATGGACAACATGTGGTGTTATATGGATTCGGGGGAGGCCTGACGTATGCGGGTCTGCTAATAAAATGGAGTGTGCCTGATTTGTAA
- a CDS encoding DNA topoisomerase III: MKVLVLAEKPSVAREIARVMGSREKHKSYIEGPKYVVTWALGHLVGLAEPEDYDSKYATWNLEDLPILPKNSKLKVLRESNHQFKAVQQLMKRQDIGELIVATDAAREGELLARWIIQMANWKKPFRRLWISSQTDKAIKAGFAKLLPGQQFDRLYESARCRAEADWMIGLNVTRALTVRYNAQLSAGRVQTPTLGMIMEREKEITQFRSQEYDTLTADFGHFQATWRAENGDSRMFDRTQAETLRHRLEGAKGTVVSVKKSEKNEPHPLAYDLTELQRDANQRYGFSAKQTSNVLQRLYEQHKLVTYPRTDSRYLTSDMVDSLKERLSSVAVGPYASLARPLLRNKLPITKRVVDDSKVTDHHAIIPTEQTLLLNQLSPEERKLYDLIARRFISLFYPPARYDAVAVSVMVGQETFQVKGTTIKDSGWRAVYDESHYELDDEEIDDRENNGRGVILPELKKGDSVQLQRCIVRAGRTMPPKRYTEAALLAQMEKHGLGTPATRADLIEKLVSSDTIERQGNVMHPTGKGKQLIELAAPQLRTPELTARWEAELERIARGQGQPEPFLNSIRAMAKELVSTVKNSSAEYKPHNVTNSHCPDCGTKLLEKKGKKGKFLVCPSADCGYRRSGEKRLSNRRCPQCHKKMEMKEGKAGLYVRCLPCGITETLDKDKQRVNKREQQKLVKQFEKKDSFGSSLGDLLKAAMEQKQGE; this comes from the coding sequence ATGAAGGTATTGGTATTGGCAGAAAAACCATCCGTGGCCAGAGAGATTGCACGTGTGATGGGCAGCCGAGAGAAGCATAAAAGTTATATAGAAGGACCTAAGTATGTAGTGACATGGGCTTTGGGTCATTTGGTCGGATTAGCAGAGCCTGAGGATTACGATTCTAAGTATGCGACTTGGAACTTGGAGGACTTGCCCATTCTTCCGAAGAACTCCAAGTTAAAGGTATTGCGGGAAAGTAATCATCAGTTCAAAGCTGTACAGCAGCTTATGAAACGACAGGACATTGGAGAACTTATCGTAGCAACAGATGCTGCTCGTGAAGGAGAACTGCTGGCACGATGGATTATACAAATGGCAAACTGGAAAAAGCCTTTCCGACGCTTATGGATTTCCTCGCAGACGGATAAGGCAATTAAGGCAGGTTTCGCGAAATTATTGCCTGGCCAGCAGTTTGATCGTTTATATGAATCGGCTCGCTGTAGGGCTGAAGCAGACTGGATGATTGGTCTCAATGTAACCCGCGCGTTAACGGTTCGTTATAACGCTCAGCTTTCGGCTGGAAGGGTACAGACACCGACACTGGGGATGATTATGGAACGTGAGAAAGAGATCACCCAGTTTCGTTCTCAGGAATATGATACTTTGACGGCTGATTTTGGCCATTTTCAGGCAACATGGCGGGCAGAAAATGGGGATTCACGTATGTTTGACCGTACTCAGGCAGAGACTTTGCGCCACAGGCTTGAGGGGGCCAAAGGTACAGTTGTGAGTGTTAAAAAGAGTGAAAAAAACGAGCCTCACCCGCTGGCGTATGACTTAACTGAGCTGCAACGAGATGCTAACCAGCGCTACGGCTTCTCAGCCAAACAGACGTCCAATGTCCTTCAGCGTCTGTATGAGCAGCATAAGCTGGTGACCTATCCGCGTACAGATAGCCGTTATCTTACATCCGATATGGTGGATTCACTTAAGGAAAGGCTCAGTAGCGTAGCAGTAGGTCCGTATGCTTCTTTAGCACGTCCGTTATTGCGTAACAAATTGCCAATCACAAAGCGAGTTGTGGATGATAGTAAAGTCACAGATCACCATGCGATTATACCTACTGAGCAGACATTATTGCTTAATCAGTTAAGCCCAGAGGAACGTAAGCTGTATGATCTGATTGCACGCCGTTTTATCAGTTTGTTCTACCCACCTGCACGTTATGATGCTGTAGCTGTATCGGTCATGGTGGGGCAGGAAACATTTCAGGTAAAAGGTACAACCATAAAAGATAGTGGTTGGCGTGCTGTATATGACGAAAGTCATTATGAATTGGACGATGAAGAGATAGATGATCGTGAAAATAATGGACGGGGCGTTATTTTGCCTGAGCTGAAAAAAGGAGACTCCGTCCAATTGCAGCGTTGTATTGTACGAGCTGGACGAACGATGCCGCCGAAGCGTTATACAGAAGCAGCCCTGCTCGCTCAGATGGAAAAGCACGGCCTGGGTACACCAGCTACTCGTGCAGATCTGATCGAGAAACTCGTCAGCTCGGATACGATAGAGCGCCAGGGGAACGTGATGCATCCAACTGGCAAAGGCAAGCAACTGATCGAATTGGCGGCTCCACAGCTACGAACGCCCGAATTGACGGCACGTTGGGAAGCGGAGTTGGAACGGATTGCCCGTGGTCAAGGACAACCTGAGCCATTTTTGAATTCTATCCGTGCTATGGCGAAAGAATTGGTTTCTACTGTGAAAAATAGCAGCGCGGAGTACAAACCCCATAACGTAACGAATAGCCATTGTCCGGATTGTGGTACAAAGTTGTTGGAGAAAAAAGGGAAGAAAGGCAAGTTCCTTGTATGTCCAAGTGCGGATTGTGGTTACCGTCGTTCAGGGGAAAAACGCTTGTCCAATCGACGTTGTCCACAGTGTCATAAAAAAATGGAAATGAAAGAGGGCAAAGCAGGTCTGTATGTAAGATGCTTACCCTGCGGCATTACGGAGACGCTGGATAAGGACAAGCAACGGGTAAACAAACGGGAACAGCAAAAGCTAGTAAAACAGTTTGAAAAGAAGGATTCCTTTGGCTCCAGTTTGGGGGATTTGTTAAAAGCAGCAATGGAGCAAAAGCAGGGCGAATAA